The DNA sequence GGCACATTAGCGGTGGACACATCAATCCTGCAGTAACTGCTGGCTTACTTGCGGCTGGCAAAGTCAGCATTGTTCGAGCACTTTTGTACGTCGTCGTAGCTCAATGTGCCGGAGCAGTGGCTGGAACTGCTTCACTAAAGGTAAGGGACTTAGAAATGATAATCAAGTAACTCGAAGATTTTAATATGAATTATGAACATTTACAGGCACTTTTACCGGAAGCATACCAGAATGGTCTTGGCAACACAGGCCTTAAAGAAAACGTCCAAGATATGCAAGGATTGGGAATTGAGTTCTTCCTAGGTTTCATCCTGGTACTGTGCGTTTTCGGAGTTTGCGATGAGAACAAACCAGATTCACGCTTTGTTGCCCCATTGGCTATCGGCATGACGGTTACTTTGGGTCATCTCGGAGTTGTAGAGTATACCGGTTCCAGCATGAATCCCGCTCGCTCGTTTGGAACGGCATTTATCGGTGATAATTGGGCTAATCATTGGGTGAGTGCTTTAAGCAAGCTTTAAAATAGCATCATAACTGAACGGCCGCTTCATCCGTAGATCTATTGGGCTGGACCTATTTTGGGCGGTATTTGTGCTTCTCTTCTGTATTGCCAAGTGTTCAAAGCACCTCAACCAGAAGGAGAATCCGCCTCAGAGCGCTACCGTGTAGCTGCTGACGAGAAAGAGGTAATGCATGCATTCAATAAAATCAAaggataatttatattttccttTATCTTTGGATATAACTAGGCTTACAATACCCACTTAAAGCTGAAATACATTGATGAAGATGCATAGATCAGGTATTCTACTATGcctcataaaattgaaaatagttCAGAGCACTGTTCAATGTAATTTGCTAACATTTTAACTAACAATAACACTCCagcaaaactaaaaataatgttgatcaactgaaattaattttaatcaTCTCATTTTTCAGCTAAAACGTTTGGATGGAAAACGTGATATGGCCTGAGGATATCTCCAGCAAGCTGCATTCTTTCAACAGCATTTATCTATGCAGTTGAACAAATATTCATTGATAGAATATTTGTGGAGCAAATAGATTTTAAGTGTTTTACTATTGGATAAGATGCAAGATTTTAAGCCTACTGAAACAAAACATCTAGTTAAGAAAAATGCGAAAATATCATTAAAAAGCAAAATGTGccacgaataaat is a window from the Aedes aegypti strain LVP_AGWG unplaced genomic scaffold, AaegL5.0 Primary Assembly AGWG_AaegL5_hic_scaff_1284_PBJ_arrow, whole genome shotgun sequence genome containing:
- the LOC110680390 gene encoding aquaporin AQPcic-like isoform X1, which gives rise to MGTSYKLGMDELSGRSSNSIWKALVAEFIGIFILNFFGCAACTHAAGDKTLISLAFGLSVFMVVMSIGHISGGHINPAVTAGLLAAGKVSIVRALLYVVVAQCAGAVAGTASLKALLPEAYQNGLGNTGLKENVQDMQGLGIEFFLGFILVLCVFGVCDENKPDSRFVAPLAIGMTVTLGHLGVVEYTGSSMNPARSFGTAFIGDNWANHWIYWAGPILGGICASLLYCQVFKAPQPEGESASERYRVAADEKEAYNTHLKLKYIDEDA
- the LOC110680390 gene encoding aquaporin AQPcic-like isoform X2, yielding MGTSYKLGMDELSGRSSNSIWKALVAEFIGIFILNFFGCAACTHAAGDKTLISLAFGLSVFMVVMSIGHISGGHINPAVTAGLLAAGKVSIVRALLYVVVAQCAGAVAGTASLKALLPEAYQNGLGNTGLKENVQDMQGLGIEFFLGFILVLCVFGVCDENKPDSRFVAPLAIGMTVTLGHLGVVEYTGSSMNPARSFGTAFIGDNWANHWIYWAGPILGGICASLLYCQVFKAPQPEGESASERYRVAADEKELKRLDGKRDMA